One Halofilum ochraceum genomic window carries:
- the eutB gene encoding hydroxyectoine utilization dehydratase EutB gives MAGDAHPLGAAHGVTLQDVFRARSRLPHGIGHSPIARADWLDEAAGAAVWFKDETVSPTGAFKIRGATNAIAALDADARSKGVVTVSTGNHGRAVAYAAAAAGVRAIVCLSELVPEYRREAIRRLGGDVRVVGRNQDEAEEEAQRLADNEGLTLVPPFDDPLIVAGQATIGLELAEALPDIGTVLVGLSGGGLAGGTALALKSITPDVRIIGLSTDNGGAAMYESIRAGQPVPVPEPPSLADSLGGGIGLENRCTFGLCRELIDDVILLSEAEIAGGMRAVYRNQRMIAEGSAAIGPAALVAGRTGTLPGPVACIISGNVVDMDVFTAIINGANALP, from the coding sequence ATGGCGGGAGACGCACACCCGCTCGGCGCCGCCCATGGCGTCACGCTCCAGGACGTCTTCCGTGCGCGCTCGCGCCTCCCGCACGGCATCGGGCACTCCCCGATCGCCCGTGCGGACTGGCTCGATGAGGCGGCCGGTGCAGCGGTCTGGTTCAAGGACGAGACGGTCAGCCCGACCGGCGCGTTCAAGATCCGCGGCGCGACCAACGCGATCGCGGCGCTGGATGCGGATGCGCGTTCGAAGGGCGTGGTCACCGTCTCCACCGGCAACCACGGCCGCGCCGTGGCCTACGCGGCCGCGGCGGCCGGCGTGCGCGCGATCGTCTGTCTGTCCGAACTGGTCCCGGAATACCGCCGCGAGGCCATTCGCCGCCTCGGCGGCGATGTCCGCGTGGTCGGGCGCAACCAGGACGAGGCCGAGGAAGAGGCGCAGCGGTTGGCGGACAACGAGGGCCTCACGCTCGTCCCGCCCTTCGACGATCCGTTGATCGTTGCCGGGCAGGCGACGATCGGGCTGGAACTGGCCGAGGCGCTGCCGGACATCGGCACCGTCCTCGTCGGCCTGTCCGGCGGGGGCCTCGCCGGCGGCACCGCGCTGGCCCTCAAATCGATCACCCCGGATGTCCGCATCATCGGCCTGTCGACCGATAACGGCGGCGCGGCGATGTACGAAAGCATCCGGGCCGGTCAGCCCGTCCCGGTACCGGAGCCCCCCAGCCTCGCGGACAGTCTGGGCGGCGGCATCGGTCTGGAGAACCGCTGCACGTTCGGCCTCTGCCGCGAGCTGATCGACGACGTGATCCTGCTGTCCGAGGCCGAGATCGCCGGGGGTATGCGCGCGGTCTATCGCAACCAGCGCATGATCGCGGAGGGCTCCGCGGCCATCGGCCCCGCCGCCCTCGTCGCTGGCCGCACGGGCACCCTCCCCGGCCCAGTCGCCTGCATCATCAGCGGCAACGTGGTCGACATGGACGTATTTACGGCCATCATCAATGGTGCGAATGCTTTGCCTTGA
- a CDS encoding aminotransferase, which produces MTNELPKNMTPEEIDQRTVFHPSTHLKNHAHGKAGTPRIIDRGDGITITDRQGKQLIDAFAGLYCTNVGYNRQEITEAISKQAEKLAFYHSYVGHSHDPLITLSERLIRMAPKGMSKVYYGQSGSDANETQAKLVWYYSNILGRPEKKKIISRQRAYHGSSVTSGSMTGLPVFHNAFDLPLPQIKHTTTPHWYWNHEEGETEEQFSKRCADDLEKMILDEGPETVAAFIAEPVLGTGGIIPPPKGYWAEIQKVLKKYDVLLIADEVVTGFGRIGADFGSDYYGMEPDLMTVAKGITSGYLPLSGVIVGEKVWEVLEKGADEMGPIGHGYTYSAHPLCVAAANANLDIIEREGLTANARDTGAYMQEQMQAAFGDHPLVAEVRGVGLLSALEFAADGAKRKAFDPSLKVGARVSTACNERGLIARAMPHGDILGYAPPLIVNREQVDQIIAISREAVDAVTDELVREGSMKAA; this is translated from the coding sequence ATGACCAACGAACTACCGAAGAACATGACGCCGGAAGAGATCGATCAGCGCACGGTCTTCCACCCGTCGACGCATCTGAAGAACCATGCCCACGGCAAGGCCGGCACGCCGCGCATCATCGATCGCGGTGACGGCATTACCATCACCGACCGCCAGGGCAAACAGCTCATCGACGCGTTCGCGGGCCTGTACTGCACCAACGTCGGTTACAACCGCCAGGAGATCACCGAGGCGATCTCTAAGCAGGCGGAGAAGCTGGCGTTCTATCATTCGTATGTCGGGCATTCGCACGATCCGCTGATCACCCTCTCCGAGCGCCTGATCCGCATGGCGCCGAAGGGCATGAGCAAGGTCTACTACGGCCAGTCGGGTTCGGACGCGAACGAGACCCAGGCCAAGCTGGTCTGGTACTACAGCAATATCCTTGGTCGCCCCGAGAAGAAGAAGATCATCTCGCGCCAGCGTGCCTATCATGGTTCTTCGGTGACCTCGGGTTCGATGACCGGTCTGCCGGTCTTCCATAACGCGTTTGATCTGCCGTTGCCGCAGATCAAGCACACGACGACGCCGCACTGGTACTGGAACCACGAGGAAGGCGAGACCGAGGAGCAGTTCTCGAAGCGCTGCGCCGACGATCTCGAGAAGATGATCCTCGACGAGGGGCCGGAGACGGTGGCCGCCTTCATCGCCGAGCCCGTGCTCGGCACCGGCGGCATCATCCCGCCGCCGAAGGGCTACTGGGCCGAGATCCAGAAGGTCCTGAAGAAATACGACGTGTTGCTGATCGCCGACGAGGTCGTGACCGGCTTCGGTCGCATCGGCGCCGACTTCGGCTCGGACTACTACGGCATGGAGCCGGACCTGATGACGGTCGCCAAGGGCATCACCAGCGGCTACCTGCCGCTGTCCGGTGTGATCGTCGGCGAAAAGGTCTGGGAGGTGCTCGAAAAGGGCGCCGACGAGATGGGCCCGATCGGTCACGGCTACACCTACTCGGCGCACCCGCTGTGCGTCGCCGCGGCCAACGCCAACCTCGACATCATCGAGCGCGAGGGCCTGACCGCCAACGCCCGCGATACGGGCGCCTACATGCAGGAGCAGATGCAGGCGGCGTTCGGCGACCATCCGCTGGTCGCCGAAGTCCGCGGTGTGGGTCTGTTGAGCGCACTCGAGTTCGCCGCCGACGGCGCGAAGCGCAAGGCCTTCGATCCGTCACTGAAGGTCGGTGCGCGGGTGTCGACGGCGTGCAACGAGCGCGGCCTGATCGCCCGGGCGATGCCGCACGGCGACATCCTCGGCTACGCACCGCCGCTGATCGTGAACCGCGAGCAGGTGGATCAGATCATCGCCATCTCGCGCGAGGCGGTTGACGCGGTCACCGACGAGCTTGTGCGCGAAGGCAGCATGAAGGCGGCCTGA
- a CDS encoding NAD-dependent succinate-semialdehyde dehydrogenase encodes MDSRNAVQLDDMRLFREQAYINGKWYAADDGSVITVTNPADESVLGSIPHMGPAETARAIDTAHTALGTWRRELAHERADHLLAWHAEMLAHKEDLARLMTLEQGKPIGESRGEIDYAASFIRWYAEEARRLYGCTIPTHLHGRTLFSQHDPVGVVACITPWNFPSAMITRKAAAAIAAGCPVIVRPASETPYSALALAELADRAGLPEGVFSVVTGDARPVCGEFFRDTRVRAMSFTGSTEVGRLLIEQGAQTVKKMSMELGGHAPFLAFDDMDPKEAAEMAVAAKFQTTGQDCLAANRIYVHRGIYEEFLQHFQAATANLKVGSGFEEGVELGPLMNQGAVEKCQSHVDDAVSKGARLLAGGGLHERGGLFYQPTVLADVTPEMQISCEETFGPVASIAAFDDEDEVLELANDTEYGLVAYLFTHDNSRILRLSEYLEYGMVAVNCVKITGAPIPFGGFKQSGLGREGGHEGITEFTEVKYVCMAF; translated from the coding sequence ATGGATTCGCGCAACGCAGTACAACTGGACGACATGCGCCTGTTCCGCGAGCAGGCCTATATCAATGGCAAGTGGTACGCCGCCGATGACGGCAGCGTGATTACCGTCACCAACCCGGCCGATGAGAGCGTGCTCGGCAGCATCCCGCACATGGGGCCGGCCGAGACCGCGCGCGCGATCGACACGGCGCATACCGCACTCGGCACGTGGCGCCGCGAGCTGGCCCATGAGCGCGCCGATCACCTGCTGGCGTGGCATGCGGAGATGCTCGCCCACAAGGAGGACCTGGCGCGCCTGATGACCCTCGAGCAGGGCAAGCCGATCGGCGAATCGCGGGGCGAGATCGATTACGCGGCATCCTTTATCCGCTGGTACGCCGAGGAAGCCCGGCGCCTGTACGGCTGCACCATCCCGACGCATCTGCATGGCCGCACGCTGTTCAGCCAACACGATCCGGTCGGCGTAGTGGCCTGCATCACGCCCTGGAACTTCCCCTCGGCGATGATCACGCGCAAGGCGGCGGCGGCGATCGCCGCGGGCTGCCCGGTTATCGTACGGCCCGCCTCCGAGACGCCCTACTCGGCACTGGCGCTGGCCGAACTGGCCGACCGGGCCGGGCTGCCGGAAGGCGTATTCTCGGTCGTCACCGGTGACGCGCGCCCGGTGTGTGGTGAGTTCTTCCGCGACACGCGGGTACGGGCGATGTCGTTCACCGGCTCCACCGAAGTCGGCCGCCTGCTCATCGAGCAGGGCGCGCAGACAGTGAAGAAGATGTCGATGGAGCTCGGCGGGCACGCGCCCTTTCTGGCCTTCGACGACATGGATCCGAAGGAGGCCGCGGAAATGGCCGTGGCGGCGAAATTCCAGACCACGGGCCAGGACTGCCTGGCGGCGAACCGCATCTACGTGCACCGCGGCATCTACGAAGAGTTCCTGCAGCACTTCCAGGCGGCGACCGCGAACCTCAAGGTCGGCTCCGGCTTCGAGGAAGGCGTCGAGCTCGGCCCGCTGATGAATCAGGGTGCCGTGGAGAAATGCCAGAGCCATGTCGACGACGCGGTCTCGAAGGGCGCGCGGCTGCTGGCCGGTGGCGGCCTGCACGAACGTGGCGGCCTGTTCTACCAGCCGACCGTGCTGGCCGATGTCACGCCCGAGATGCAGATCTCGTGCGAAGAGACGTTCGGCCCGGTCGCCTCGATCGCCGCATTCGACGACGAGGACGAGGTGCTCGAACTCGCCAATGACACCGAGTACGGCCTTGTGGCGTATCTGTTCACCCACGACAATTCGCGCATCCTGCGCCTGTCCGAGTACCTCGAGTACGGCATGGTGGCGGTCAACTGCGTGAAGATCACGGGCGCACCGATTCCGTTCGGTGGTTTCAAACAGTCCGGTCTGGGCCGCGAGGGTGGTCACGAGGGCATTACCGAATTCACCGAAGTCAAGTACGTGTGCATGGCGTTTTGA
- the ald gene encoding alanine dehydrogenase — translation MLLGVPKEIKTNENRVGLTPTSVREVVEHGHQVIVETQAGANIDFYDDDYRTAGAEIVDDAATVFARADMIVKVKEPQPSETRQLRPDQVLFTFLHLAPDPEQTTGLQESGCTAIAYETVTSDRGGLPLLAPMSEVAGRMAVQAGARCLEKIMGGRGLLLGGVPGVGPAKVTVLGGGVAGNNATRMATGMGADVTVLDKSLPRLAQLDDQYMGRIRTLYSTVESVEQCVLEADLVIGTVLLPGAAAPKLVKREMIKHMKPGAVIVDVSVDQGGCCETTKATTHSDPTYIVDDVVHYCVANMPGAVARTSTIALNNATLPFVVKLANKGVWPALGEDRHLANGLNVCRGQVTYEAAARDLGREYTDPQRFINNGKGPDAEAA, via the coding sequence ATGCTTCTGGGTGTGCCGAAAGAGATCAAGACGAACGAAAACCGGGTCGGGCTGACGCCGACCTCGGTGCGTGAAGTGGTCGAGCATGGCCACCAGGTCATCGTCGAGACCCAGGCCGGCGCCAACATCGATTTCTACGACGACGATTACCGCACCGCCGGTGCCGAGATCGTCGACGACGCCGCAACCGTATTCGCCCGCGCGGACATGATCGTCAAGGTCAAGGAGCCGCAGCCGAGCGAAACGCGCCAGCTGCGCCCGGATCAGGTCCTGTTCACCTTCCTGCATCTGGCCCCGGACCCGGAACAGACCACCGGCCTGCAGGAATCCGGCTGCACGGCGATCGCCTACGAAACCGTCACCAGCGACCGCGGCGGTCTGCCGCTGCTCGCTCCGATGTCCGAGGTCGCCGGTCGGATGGCGGTCCAGGCGGGAGCGCGTTGCCTCGAAAAGATCATGGGTGGTCGCGGCCTTCTGCTCGGCGGCGTGCCGGGCGTGGGTCCAGCGAAAGTGACGGTGCTCGGCGGCGGCGTAGCGGGCAACAACGCCACGCGCATGGCCACCGGCATGGGCGCGGACGTGACCGTGCTCGACAAGTCCCTGCCCCGCCTCGCGCAGCTCGACGACCAGTACATGGGCCGGATCCGCACGCTCTACTCCACGGTCGAGTCCGTCGAACAGTGTGTGCTGGAGGCCGACCTCGTCATCGGCACGGTCCTGCTCCCGGGCGCCGCGGCGCCGAAGCTGGTCAAGCGGGAAATGATCAAGCACATGAAACCGGGCGCCGTGATCGTCGACGTGTCGGTCGACCAGGGCGGCTGCTGCGAGACCACCAAGGCCACCACGCACAGCGACCCGACCTACATCGTCGATGACGTCGTGCACTATTGCGTGGCCAACATGCCTGGCGCGGTCGCCCGCACGTCGACCATCGCGCTGAACAACGCGACGCTGCCGTTCGTGGTGAAGCTCGCGAACAAGGGCGTGTGGCCGGCGCTGGGCGAGGACCGGCATCTGGCGAACGGCCTCAATGTCTGCCGCGGTCAGGTCACCTATGAAGCCGCTGCGCGCGACCTCGGGCGCGAGTACACGGACCCGCAGCGTTTCATCAATAACGGCAAGGGTCCCGACGCGGAGGCAGCGTGA
- the gltX gene encoding glutamate--tRNA ligase: MSVVTRFAPSPTGFLHIGGARTALFSWLHARRHGGRFILRVEDTDRDRSTEESTRAILDGMQWLGLDHDEGPYFQSERGERYREVLDDWLETGKAYYCYRTKEELDELREAQRARGEKPRYDGYWRDNDETPPEGVTPCIRFKNPLDGEVVFDDRIRGRVSVANAELDDLVICRSDGSPTYNFCVVVDDYDMGVTDVVRGDDHVSNTPRQINMLRALGVEPPSYAHVPMILGPDGKRLSKRHGAVSVMQYAEEGYLPEALMNYLVRLGWAHGDQEIFSREEMIEYFDLSDVNHSASTFNPEKLRWLNQQYLKSLEPDDIAWRLRYYFEQADIDPATGPHLADLVKAQRERSTTLVDLVESSRFLFQDFVEWDQKAVRKNLNSAATAPLEAVRAALADLPEADGWNAESIHGVITRVAEAQELKMGKVAQPIRVAVSGTAVSPPIDVTLEMLGRERTLYRIDRAIGLTREAA; the protein is encoded by the coding sequence ATGAGTGTCGTCACCCGCTTCGCCCCGAGTCCGACCGGTTTCCTGCATATCGGCGGTGCCCGGACCGCGCTGTTCTCCTGGCTGCACGCGCGCCGTCACGGCGGGCGGTTCATCCTGCGCGTCGAGGACACGGATCGCGACCGCTCCACGGAAGAGTCGACGCGCGCCATCCTCGACGGCATGCAGTGGCTGGGCCTCGACCATGATGAAGGCCCGTATTTCCAGAGCGAGCGCGGCGAGCGCTATCGCGAGGTGCTGGACGACTGGCTCGAGACCGGCAAGGCGTATTACTGCTACCGCACGAAGGAAGAACTCGACGAACTGCGCGAGGCGCAGCGCGCGCGCGGCGAAAAGCCGCGCTATGACGGCTACTGGCGCGACAACGACGAGACGCCGCCCGAGGGCGTCACCCCCTGTATCCGATTCAAGAACCCGCTCGATGGCGAGGTCGTCTTCGATGATCGGATCCGCGGTCGCGTGAGTGTCGCCAATGCCGAACTGGATGACCTGGTCATCTGTCGCTCCGATGGGTCGCCGACCTACAACTTCTGCGTGGTGGTCGACGATTACGACATGGGTGTCACCGACGTCGTTCGCGGCGACGACCACGTGAGCAATACGCCGCGCCAGATCAACATGCTGCGCGCGCTGGGTGTCGAGCCGCCGAGCTACGCGCACGTGCCCATGATCCTGGGCCCGGACGGCAAACGCCTGTCGAAGCGCCACGGTGCGGTCAGCGTGATGCAGTACGCGGAAGAGGGGTACCTGCCGGAGGCGCTGATGAACTACCTGGTGCGCCTCGGCTGGGCGCATGGCGACCAGGAGATCTTCTCGCGCGAGGAAATGATCGAGTACTTCGATCTCAGCGACGTGAACCATTCGGCGTCGACCTTCAACCCGGAAAAACTGCGCTGGCTCAACCAGCAGTACCTGAAGTCGCTGGAGCCGGACGATATCGCATGGCGGTTGCGGTATTACTTCGAGCAGGCCGACATCGATCCGGCCACGGGGCCTCATCTCGCGGATCTGGTGAAAGCGCAGCGCGAACGCAGCACGACCCTGGTGGATCTCGTCGAGAGCAGCCGTTTCCTGTTCCAGGACTTCGTGGAGTGGGATCAGAAAGCGGTCCGCAAGAATCTCAACAGCGCCGCCACGGCGCCGCTCGAGGCGGTCCGGGCCGCGCTCGCGGACCTGCCCGAAGCGGACGGCTGGAACGCCGAGTCGATCCACGGGGTGATCACCCGGGTAGCCGAGGCCCAGGAACTGAAAATGGGCAAGGTGGCCCAGCCAATCCGGGTGGCCGTGTCCGGCACGGCCGTCTCACCGCCGATCGACGTCACGCTGGAGATGCTCGGCCGCGAGCGGACGCTGTACCGCATCGACCGCGCGATCGGTCTTACCCGGGAAGCGGCCTGA
- a CDS encoding pentapeptide repeat-containing protein encodes MSAEEQKPVWYVRRSTTVQGPYSADVIQRYLLLGRLRLSDRVSVDGRCWEPLTHRAELIPDEMGDLGTDEGRARFEAARRAVDERGADREESVPEPSWTGHGRRRRGTIMALAGLAVVVIMLIGIGWYRDFDDGLMQTADCSAAPGPDIVWSGCVKDGAILANGSTLEGLRALNASLRDARLSGVDLSGARLDYADLTRASLADADLGGAVLRGATLTRADLRGADLSDTDLRNADLRDARIDGAVFDGAMLGNALWIDGHSCAPDAVGVCDP; translated from the coding sequence GTGAGTGCGGAAGAACAAAAACCCGTCTGGTACGTGCGTCGCAGCACGACTGTCCAGGGTCCCTACTCGGCCGATGTGATCCAGCGCTACCTGCTGCTGGGGCGTCTCCGCCTCAGTGACCGGGTCAGTGTGGACGGTCGTTGCTGGGAGCCCCTGACGCATCGTGCCGAGCTGATACCCGACGAGATGGGCGACCTCGGTACCGACGAGGGTCGTGCGCGGTTCGAGGCGGCTCGGCGTGCGGTCGATGAACGCGGTGCCGATCGCGAGGAATCCGTACCCGAACCCTCGTGGACAGGGCACGGGCGCAGACGGCGGGGGACGATCATGGCACTGGCCGGTCTGGCCGTGGTGGTGATCATGCTGATCGGCATCGGCTGGTACCGTGATTTTGACGACGGGCTCATGCAGACGGCCGATTGCAGTGCCGCGCCGGGCCCGGACATCGTCTGGAGTGGTTGCGTCAAGGACGGCGCCATTCTCGCCAACGGATCCACGCTGGAGGGGTTGCGGGCGCTCAATGCATCCCTGCGTGATGCCAGACTGTCGGGTGTGGATCTCTCCGGGGCCCGCCTTGATTACGCCGACCTGACCCGCGCCAGTCTGGCGGACGCCGATCTCGGCGGGGCGGTGCTCCGTGGCGCAACCCTGACCCGGGCGGACCTCCGGGGGGCCGATCTGAGTGACACGGATCTGCGCAACGCGGATCTGCGGGATGCCCGGATCGACGGGGCCGTATTCGACGGCGCGATGCTGGGTAATGCCCTCTGGATCGATGGGCATTCCTGCGCACCGGACGCCGTCGGTGTCTGTGACCCCTGA
- a CDS encoding alpha/beta fold hydrolase has product MNRESITLADGRALAWVAFGPVDGRPVLYCHGFPSTGLEAAFVEEAAHATGARVLAPDRPGYGRSDHAPGRTLTDWVDDAVALLDHHGIETAPVIGFSGGGPYALACAWRRPERFARVATFGSLDWLAEPGSEADMAALSQVSIRLARRFPPGQAAIFRLLAILIRIAPQTLFSLLSAGHCPADRAVFHDPHTRSRWTRALHDSVMQGAVGAITELRLYVSKRPFALHDVAVPVELWHGLDDTVVPSRHGERLVAALPECEARFLPEEGHFSTPVKAIGGALERMVAD; this is encoded by the coding sequence GTGAACCGCGAGTCCATCACCCTTGCCGACGGACGCGCCCTCGCCTGGGTGGCGTTCGGGCCAGTCGATGGTCGCCCGGTACTCTACTGTCACGGGTTCCCGTCGACCGGTCTGGAAGCCGCGTTTGTGGAAGAGGCCGCCCATGCCACCGGTGCGCGCGTACTGGCGCCCGACCGCCCGGGTTACGGTCGCTCGGATCACGCCCCCGGACGCACACTGACGGACTGGGTCGATGATGCCGTGGCACTCCTGGATCACCACGGAATCGAAACCGCGCCGGTGATCGGTTTCTCCGGCGGCGGCCCGTACGCGCTCGCCTGCGCCTGGCGGCGGCCGGAGCGCTTTGCCCGCGTAGCGACCTTCGGGTCCCTGGATTGGCTGGCCGAGCCGGGCAGCGAGGCCGACATGGCGGCCCTGAGTCAGGTCTCGATCCGACTGGCGCGTCGTTTCCCACCGGGACAGGCGGCGATATTCCGGCTCCTCGCCATCCTGATCCGGATCGCACCACAGACCCTGTTCTCGCTCCTCTCGGCCGGCCACTGCCCGGCGGACCGGGCCGTGTTCCATGATCCGCACACGCGGTCCCGCTGGACACGGGCCCTGCACGACAGCGTCATGCAGGGCGCCGTCGGGGCGATCACGGAATTGCGGCTCTACGTGTCGAAGCGGCCGTTCGCGCTGCACGATGTCGCGGTGCCAGTTGAGCTATGGCACGGGCTGGATGACACGGTCGTGCCCAGCCGCCACGGCGAGCGCCTTGTCGCCGCCCTCCCAGAGTGTGAGGCACGATTCCTTCCGGAGGAGGGCCATTTCTCGACGCCGGTCAAAGCCATTGGCGGCGCGCTGGAGCGGATGGTCGCTGACTGA
- a CDS encoding hydrolase encodes MSAPVFEPAVGLRGPHRQTLGAWLMGAGARPEWRPERMELADGDFVDLAHLPGTGATRVCLFHGLEGCIDSQYIGALASELNARGHAVTFMHFRGCSGEPNRLPRAYHSGDTGDIEALLAMLREREATVSMAAIGFSLGGNALLKYLGERAAAQPLDAAVAVSVPFDLAACAERINQGFSRVYQRWLIDRMKRSTHARARRIGALPIDLAAMDRVRTFREFDDCVTAPLHGFDGVDDYYARASSAPWLQRVVTPTLLIQALDDPFVGPEPVPGAADVGASTERAVSPHGGHVGFLSGRAGRPARWLPRAITDWLDARLPAMETSR; translated from the coding sequence ATGAGTGCCCCGGTATTCGAACCGGCCGTGGGCCTGCGCGGCCCCCACCGCCAGACCCTGGGGGCATGGTTGATGGGCGCCGGCGCCCGCCCGGAATGGCGCCCGGAGCGCATGGAGCTCGCCGATGGCGACTTCGTCGATCTGGCGCATCTGCCCGGTACAGGGGCCACCCGGGTCTGCCTGTTCCACGGCCTCGAGGGCTGTATCGACTCGCAATACATCGGGGCGCTGGCGAGCGAACTGAATGCGCGCGGACACGCCGTCACGTTCATGCACTTCCGCGGCTGCAGCGGCGAGCCGAATCGGCTGCCCCGGGCCTACCACTCCGGTGATACGGGCGATATCGAGGCCCTGCTGGCGATGCTTCGCGAGCGTGAAGCGACCGTGTCCATGGCGGCCATCGGCTTCTCGCTGGGCGGCAATGCGCTGCTGAAATATCTCGGCGAGCGCGCCGCCGCGCAGCCTCTCGACGCCGCGGTCGCGGTGTCCGTGCCGTTCGACCTGGCGGCCTGCGCGGAGCGCATCAACCAGGGATTTTCCAGGGTCTATCAGCGCTGGCTGATCGACCGTATGAAGCGATCGACGCACGCCCGAGCGCGGCGGATCGGGGCCCTGCCGATCGACCTCGCGGCAATGGACCGGGTGCGGACGTTCCGCGAGTTCGACGACTGCGTTACGGCACCGCTGCACGGGTTCGACGGCGTCGACGACTATTACGCCCGAGCGAGTTCCGCCCCCTGGCTGCAGCGGGTCGTAACGCCAACGCTGCTGATCCAGGCGCTGGACGATCCCTTCGTCGGCCCCGAGCCGGTGCCTGGAGCGGCGGATGTGGGCGCAAGCACCGAGCGGGCGGTGAGCCCGCACGGTGGCCATGTCGGGTTTCTCTCGGGACGGGCCGGTCGCCCCGCCCGCTGGCTGCCCCGGGCGATAACCGACTGGCTCGACGCCCGATTGCCAGCCATGGAGACGTCCCGGTGA
- a CDS encoding DMT family transporter, with protein sequence MNRQAQAYLFAGTAIFLWSTVASAFKLSLRWLDPLQLLLLANIVSIIVLFTVLACQRRLHQLRHYAPRDLGRLALLGLLNPFLYYITVFKAYDLLPAQQAQPLNYTWAITLALLSVPLLGQRIGAKAFLALFVSYAGVVVIATEGRVLALEFTSLTGALLALGSTVFWALYWIYNTRDSGDPVAGLFTGFCFSLPLILIATALFSELEIPPWQGALGAAYVGMFEMGLAFVCWLQALKRSSTTAKVGNLIFLSPFLSLVFIHFLVGEAIHPATFIGLIFIVVGNVIQQWPARRSQAIAAHE encoded by the coding sequence GTGAACCGCCAGGCGCAGGCCTATCTGTTCGCGGGCACCGCGATCTTCCTCTGGTCCACGGTCGCCTCTGCGTTCAAGTTGTCCCTGCGCTGGCTGGATCCGCTGCAGCTGCTGCTGTTGGCGAATATCGTCTCCATCATCGTGCTGTTCACGGTGCTGGCCTGCCAGCGGCGTCTGCACCAACTGCGCCACTATGCGCCGCGCGACCTCGGCCGGCTCGCCCTGCTTGGCCTGCTGAATCCGTTCCTCTACTACATCACGGTGTTCAAAGCGTATGACCTGCTCCCGGCGCAGCAGGCGCAGCCCCTGAACTATACCTGGGCGATTACGCTCGCCCTGCTCTCGGTGCCACTATTGGGCCAGCGCATCGGCGCGAAGGCGTTCCTCGCATTGTTTGTCAGCTACGCGGGGGTTGTCGTGATCGCGACCGAAGGCCGTGTCCTCGCGCTGGAGTTCACCAGCCTGACCGGCGCCCTGCTGGCACTCGGTAGCACGGTATTCTGGGCGCTGTACTGGATCTACAACACGCGCGATTCGGGCGATCCGGTTGCTGGCCTGTTCACGGGGTTCTGCTTCAGTCTGCCACTGATCCTCATCGCGACGGCGCTGTTCTCGGAGCTGGAAATCCCGCCCTGGCAGGGCGCACTGGGCGCCGCCTATGTCGGCATGTTCGAGATGGGCCTCGCGTTCGTATGCTGGCTGCAGGCATTGAAACGTTCGAGCACGACCGCGAAGGTGGGCAATCTGATCTTCCTCTCGCCTTTCCTGTCGCTGGTCTTCATCCACTTCCTGGTCGGTGAGGCGATTCACCCGGCGACCTTCATCGGGCTGATCTTCATTGTCGTCGGCAACGTGATCCAGCAATGGCCAGCGCGCCGCAGCCAAGCGATCGCGGCCCACGAATGA
- the msrB gene encoding peptide-methionine (R)-S-oxide reductase MsrB, which yields MSEPKETGDQPVSDAELRERLTREQYDVTRKGATERPFSGALVDEKRPGTYCCICCGQPLFDAGTKFESGTGWPSFWQPLSAEAVGEHTDKSLGMTRTEVHCSACQAHLGHVFPDGPEPTGLRYCLNSAALEFEPGDGAA from the coding sequence ATGAGCGAACCGAAAGAGACCGGCGACCAACCGGTCAGCGACGCGGAGCTGCGCGAGCGGCTGACCCGCGAGCAGTACGACGTGACCCGGAAGGGTGCGACGGAGCGGCCTTTCTCCGGTGCCCTTGTGGACGAAAAACGGCCCGGCACGTATTGCTGTATCTGCTGCGGTCAGCCGCTGTTCGACGCCGGGACGAAATTCGAATCCGGCACCGGCTGGCCCAGCTTCTGGCAGCCGCTTTCGGCGGAGGCCGTTGGCGAGCACACCGACAAATCCCTCGGCATGACGCGCACCGAGGTCCACTGCAGCGCCTGCCAGGCGCATCTGGGCCATGTGTTCCCGGACGGGCCGGAGCCGACCGGGCTGCGGTACTGCCTCAACTCGGCAGCGCTCGAATTCGAGCCCGGGGACGGCGCCGCATGA